GtctcattttctatttaaacgAATTAGAAAATATTGACACATGACCTGTTTTGATGTCATTAcatcaataaatttaattaataaataatattggTTCTTAGTTGTATTTTAGAGGTGgttctaatttaattactacatatataatgtcaGAGTTGATTTCATGTATTATGCTAATTACATTCACCATTGTATTAGAATTGGAACATGCTAATTAAGTACATTAATGTTCatcaatttaatttggatagtaACCATATAAGAAGTTTGACTAATTAAAATCTAGTAGatcaattaaaatagaataaaaattatatcaaatttGGACATGCATGTATAACATATTTAATTGATTTGTGCGATTAACTCTACCtgattgaaattttcaattCAAGTAATCCATGGTATTTTAGTGGAGAATTATAACCAAAATAAAAGTATTAGTTTTTGGCAGCATTAGTTTTGGCCATATTTAGGGTAATGTAATTCAAAACAACCTAGTTAATggaatactcccttcatcccatagaaatagaaACATGtcatatttccattttcgtccatcCCGTAGAAATAGTCCGTATCTATTTATGGAAAAaaatttctccttttttttcctttatcaTATATGGGCCCGATAATAcattacacaatttcaactactttttttttctcccttactttatcaattacacgttaaaactcgtgtcaatcCCAAATAACCAATTtctacggagggagtataacagaAGATTGTTCAATTAGAGAAAACAGACGGAATTTTCAAAGCGAAGTGCGATGACTAAACTCGAATGAATAGGCGATTAGATAATTACTACTACTGCATGGTTTAAGTTAACCCGGTGTTGGTAGAATACACAATTTTACCAATGTGAATGAAAAGGAAATTGAAGAGATTTATATGCTCTCTTTGTACGATCGAATATGTGTATCTTAGTCTGCAAGCAATTTATAGAAGTACACGAGATATGTACCTGGGTACTGAACAAATGAAGTGAAAGAAATGTTAATGATTTAAGATAAGAAGCAGCATAGCAATTGGCAGCGAGTATTACCTAAAGTTAGAACTATGCACGTATTCAATGAAGTAAACTATTAGTCAGAGTTATACGTGTAATGCATTTGACTATTGAATTGACACACATGGCACTACGCCAATTTACTCGTTCTTTCATAATATTCGCtcccaaaaattaatttaaagacTACAAATTGCAGCACAACTTTCGAAGCCACGAACGAGCTCAGCACCTTCCTTTTGACCACATATTCATCATACTATAAATAGATCATCGTTAAgcattcaattcaattcaatccaCACCAAAAATTTCCAATTAAAGCAGCGAGCAGTGCAATCTATTCCTACTCTGCACTCCCTTGCTCtgcaacacacaaacacaccTCTATTTCTTTTGCAAAGTGACCTAACATTAATCAAAAAATGGAAGGCCGCCTCCGCCAGTCAAAGTCTAAAGCGGCAGCCGCAGCCGCAGCCGCTGATGAGAAGGCATCCGACGCCGTATCGGTACCAGTGTACCTGACAAACGCCTTCTTCTTCACTGTGTTCTTCTCGGTGGTATACTTTCTGCTTCTCCGGTGGCGGGAAAAGATCCGTAACTCAACACCTCTCCACGTGGTTAGTCTCTCTGATATTGGAGCCATCGTGACGTTCGTGGCCTCATTCATCTACCTTGTTGGCTTCTTCGGCATTGGCTTCGTCCAGTCCATCATCATTCCCCGCGCTCCAATTGACGAAGATGACGAGGAAGAATTCGACCGGTTGATGGTGAAAGAGGATTCACCGAAACTCCCCTGCGCTGCAGCCGCTCCCGCTCCCAAATCCGACGATGATATTCTTAAGATTGCTAAGAAGACTGAGGTTAGCGCCGACGACGAGGAAATTATCAAGTCGGTAGTGGAGGGGAAGATCCCCTCTTATGCTCTAGAATCAAAGCTGGGAGACTGCCACCGTGCGGCCGCCATCCGCCGCGAGGCATTGCAACGCATCACAGGAAAATCCCTGGAGGGGCTGCCGCTGGAGGGCTTGGATTACGAGTCGATTCTTGGACAGTGCTGTGAAATGCCTGTGGGGTATGTGCAGATTCCAGTGGGCATTGCTGGGCCGCTGTTGTTGGACGATTGTGAGTACTCTGTTCCAATGGCGACCACAGAGGGCTGTTTAGTAGCCAGCACCAACAGAGGGTGCAAAGCTATATATGCCTCCGGAGGGGCCACCAGCTCCCTTTACAGAGACGCCATGACAAGGGCTCCTGTCGTCCGCTTCTGCTCTTCCAAGAGGGCTGCTCAGCTTAAGCTTTTCCTTGAAGATCCTCTTAATTTTGAGACCCTCTCCCTCGTCTTCAACAGCTCCAGCAGATTCGGAAGGCTGCAGAGCATCAAATGCGCCGTCGCTGGCAAGAATCTCTACATTCGATTCTCATGCAGCACGGGCGACGCCATGGGAATGAATATGGTTTCTAAGGGTGTTCAAAACACCTTGGACTTCCTTACCAACCAGTTCCCTGATATGGATGTCATGGGTATTTCTGGAAACTACTGCTCCGATAAGAAGCCTGCTGCAGTCAACTGGATTGAAGGGCGTGGCAAGTCAGTTGTGTGTGAGGCCGTAATCCAAGGAGACATTGTCAATAAGGTGCTCAAGACTGATGTTGCTTCCTTGGTGGAGCTTAACATGCTCAAGAATCTCACTGGCTCCGCTGTGGCTGGAGCTCTTGGGGGCTTCAATGCTCATGCTAGCAACATTGTATCTGCAATCTACATAGCCACCGGACAGGATCCAGCACAAAACATTGAGAGCTCCCACTGCATAACCATGATGGAAGCTGTCAACGATGGCAAGGACCTTCACGTCTCAGTCACCATGCCTTGTATTGAGGTCGGGACAGTGGGTGGTGGCACTCAACTCGCCTCTCAGTCCGCTTGCCTCAATCTGCTCGGTGTCAAGGGAGCCAATAAGGAGGCTCCTGGATCCAACGCCCGCCTTTTGGCCACCATTGTCGCCGGCTCAGTTCTTGCAGGAGAATTGTCTCTCATGTCTGCCATCGCAGCCGGCCAACTAGTCAAGAGCCATATGAAGTACAACAGGTCTAATAAAGATGTTGCCAATATCAAGTCTTGAGTTGATGAATGAAAAGGACTAGTGAGACTCTTGTTTTCATACAATAACAATGTTAACcattataataataatgaagGGGATAGACTCAATCAAATACTAGCTACAAACTTTTCATTTCGTTGTTGATTCTATTCAATCAGTTATTCTTTGGTAAAATGTGTCGTTGGCCTTTGTTATTGTCTGTAAGGAACTCTAtcaattcaataatattttatggatttctttgtataaaactttttttaatcaaaaacgCCTTTTATGGGCGGGAGGTTTAGGCAGACCTCCAACCCGTAAATAAGATCAAAATGTAATGTTCCAAAAACATGATTTTAGCCCAAAGGTGACTAagatctaaacaagaacatgaagatGCAAAATAGAGGTCCCACAAATCGAGATCCTCCGTGCTATCAAGTGGAAAGAAACCGACTAATTATATAagaggaagaaaagaaaaactatcaaaaccaaccaccaAAAAAGCTGGatcaacccacatctctacgtcgaaaacggaagttaggatatcccagctggtccatcctaaccaGCGCCTTCAGATACTGAGGCGCAGAGATTGGATCATAGTAAATAAGGGCAGGGGTCTGAacccccctacctgcaagaAAATCGACAGCCCGGTTCCCTTCTCTATAGATGTGTGAGAACAGAACATGCCGCTGAGAAGTCATactccggatcaaagccatgTGACGTCTAAAATCCGCAGTGCCAAGCTGTCCAGATGACAACAAGGTAACCAGAGCCGCTGAGTCAAGCTCAATCCAAATGTGTGTCGAAAGCTCCATAGCCATCTCGAAACCCCGAATCAGAGCCAACAACTCCACCTCAGAGCTCGATGATGCGGCTATCGGAGCACAGAAGGCACGCACGAGTCCTCCATCAAAATCTCGAACCAATCCTCCCTCCCCCGCCTCCAGTGTCGATGTAGAGAAGGCATCGTCGGTGTTTAGCTTCACCCAAGGGGCATCAGGGGGATACCATAGGACCATGAGTGACCGTAGAACACGCTGTCTGGGGGAGAAAGAC
This genomic interval from Salvia splendens isolate huo1 chromosome 13, SspV2, whole genome shotgun sequence contains the following:
- the LOC121761327 gene encoding 3-hydroxy-3-methylglutaryl-coenzyme A reductase-like; translation: MEGRLRQSKSKAAAAAAAADEKASDAVSVPVYLTNAFFFTVFFSVVYFLLLRWREKIRNSTPLHVVSLSDIGAIVTFVASFIYLVGFFGIGFVQSIIIPRAPIDEDDEEEFDRLMVKEDSPKLPCAAAAPAPKSDDDILKIAKKTEVSADDEEIIKSVVEGKIPSYALESKLGDCHRAAAIRREALQRITGKSLEGLPLEGLDYESILGQCCEMPVGYVQIPVGIAGPLLLDDCEYSVPMATTEGCLVASTNRGCKAIYASGGATSSLYRDAMTRAPVVRFCSSKRAAQLKLFLEDPLNFETLSLVFNSSSRFGRLQSIKCAVAGKNLYIRFSCSTGDAMGMNMVSKGVQNTLDFLTNQFPDMDVMGISGNYCSDKKPAAVNWIEGRGKSVVCEAVIQGDIVNKVLKTDVASLVELNMLKNLTGSAVAGALGGFNAHASNIVSAIYIATGQDPAQNIESSHCITMMEAVNDGKDLHVSVTMPCIEVGTVGGGTQLASQSACLNLLGVKGANKEAPGSNARLLATIVAGSVLAGELSLMSAIAAGQLVKSHMKYNRSNKDVANIKS